Proteins encoded by one window of Sphingosinicella sp. BN140058:
- a CDS encoding Nramp family divalent metal transporter — MTDNIREPLEADTQVEAPPPRAGLVKVIGSSVITGAADDDPSAIGTYASAGARYGLGFLWIAPVLLPMMYVVVYLSAKIGQVYGKGLFACIRDQFPRWVLMPMVVLAFTGNIIEAAADLGGIGAALNLLIPIPIPLIVIGTAAIIFTIQYFGSYTLIRQIFRWLALILFAYVVAAIMARPDPLEVLRATFVPRIEFSAEFLSLVVACIGTALSAYVYTWQSNQEVEEQIAIGRRQLWQRKGASRKEMKATSRDVLIGMIFSNLILYFIIMSTGLTLHPAGQTEIETAAQAAAALEPLAGEAAKYLFAAGVVGVGFLAVPVMTTGAAYDVVQGLGREGSLHDQPDQNRLFYAIIALVTAAAVGMNFLGFNPMKALVWSGIVQGFSVPPLLLLMMLLTNSRTVVGARTNGRVTNILGWATTLITFLCTASLVVTWFM, encoded by the coding sequence GTGACGGACAATATTCGGGAACCTCTGGAAGCCGACACGCAGGTCGAAGCGCCGCCGCCCAGGGCAGGCCTGGTCAAGGTGATCGGCTCCAGCGTGATCACCGGCGCCGCCGACGACGATCCGTCCGCGATCGGGACCTATGCCAGTGCCGGTGCCCGCTACGGCCTCGGCTTCCTGTGGATCGCCCCCGTTCTGCTGCCGATGATGTACGTCGTCGTCTACCTGTCCGCCAAGATCGGCCAAGTCTATGGCAAGGGCCTGTTCGCCTGCATCCGGGATCAGTTTCCGAGGTGGGTCCTGATGCCGATGGTCGTCCTCGCCTTCACCGGAAACATCATCGAGGCCGCCGCGGATCTCGGCGGCATTGGCGCGGCGCTCAATTTGCTCATTCCCATCCCGATCCCGTTGATCGTGATCGGCACGGCGGCGATCATCTTCACCATCCAATATTTCGGATCGTACACGCTCATCCGCCAGATCTTCCGGTGGCTTGCGCTCATCCTCTTCGCCTATGTGGTCGCCGCGATCATGGCGCGCCCAGATCCGCTGGAAGTGCTCCGGGCCACGTTCGTCCCGCGTATCGAATTCTCGGCCGAATTTCTCTCGCTGGTCGTCGCCTGCATCGGCACGGCCCTCTCCGCTTATGTCTACACCTGGCAGTCCAACCAGGAAGTCGAGGAGCAGATCGCGATCGGACGGCGCCAGCTCTGGCAGCGCAAGGGCGCGAGCCGCAAGGAGATGAAGGCGACGAGCCGTGACGTTCTGATCGGGATGATCTTCTCCAACCTGATCCTCTATTTCATCATCATGTCCACCGGCCTCACCTTGCATCCGGCCGGCCAGACCGAGATCGAAACCGCCGCCCAGGCTGCCGCGGCACTCGAGCCGCTCGCCGGCGAGGCCGCCAAATACCTCTTCGCCGCGGGCGTCGTCGGGGTCGGCTTTCTCGCCGTTCCGGTGATGACCACGGGGGCCGCATACGATGTCGTGCAGGGACTTGGCCGAGAGGGCAGCCTTCACGATCAGCCTGACCAGAACAGGCTCTTCTACGCCATCATCGCCCTCGTCACCGCCGCGGCGGTCGGCATGAACTTCCTCGGCTTCAATCCGATGAAGGCCCTCGTCTGGTCGGGGATCGTGCAGGGCTTCTCGGTCCCGCCGCTGCTGTTGTTGATGATGCTGCTGACCAACAGCCGCACGGTGGTCGGCGCCCGCACCAACGGGCGCGTCACCAACATCTTGGGCTGGGCGACAACCTTGATCACCTTCCTGTGCACCGCGTCGCTCGTCGTGACCTGGTTCATGTGA
- a CDS encoding SDR family oxidoreductase, with product MRIRFKPIDQQTIVITGASSGNGLAAALEAARRGAAVVLVARNGGSLARIERDIVASGGRATSVAVDVAARGAAEEIVARATEMFGGFDSWVNNAAAGVYGTLEQVPVEDHERIFAVNYFGTLYACLAAARHLKARGGGAIVNVGSILGDRAIIQQGPYSASKHAIQGLTDTLRMELEHQRAGISVTLVKPGGCGTPYPEHARNYMDNPPRIPQPLYHPDIIADAILFACSHRKRSIYVGGGGVAAALIGQLAPRITDLVMEAIGTRMQQEPRDPGDPAMRNNLYRPKADGEVQGTQKDWVRRTSVAVALQKPSRGMWLGAAAAIGAAAFVAARVGKVGEAGR from the coding sequence GTGCGCATCAGGTTCAAGCCGATCGACCAACAGACGATCGTCATCACGGGAGCGAGCAGCGGCAACGGCCTCGCCGCCGCGCTGGAGGCGGCGCGCCGCGGCGCCGCCGTGGTGCTGGTGGCGCGGAACGGCGGGAGCCTGGCGCGGATCGAGCGCGACATCGTCGCCTCGGGCGGCCGGGCGACGAGCGTCGCGGTGGACGTCGCGGCGCGCGGCGCGGCGGAAGAGATCGTCGCCAGGGCGACCGAAATGTTCGGCGGATTCGACAGCTGGGTCAACAATGCCGCGGCGGGCGTCTACGGGACGCTCGAGCAGGTTCCAGTGGAGGACCATGAGCGGATCTTCGCCGTAAATTATTTCGGGACCCTCTACGCCTGCCTCGCGGCCGCACGGCATCTGAAGGCGCGGGGCGGCGGCGCGATCGTCAACGTCGGCTCGATCCTGGGCGACCGGGCGATCATCCAGCAGGGCCCCTATTCGGCCAGCAAGCACGCCATTCAGGGGCTCACCGACACCCTGCGGATGGAGCTCGAGCATCAGCGCGCCGGCATTTCGGTGACCCTGGTCAAGCCGGGCGGCTGCGGCACGCCCTATCCCGAGCATGCCCGCAACTACATGGACAACCCGCCGCGCATCCCGCAGCCGCTCTATCACCCGGACATAATCGCCGACGCGATCCTGTTCGCGTGCAGCCACCGCAAGCGGTCCATCTATGTCGGCGGGGGCGGGGTCGCGGCCGCCCTCATCGGCCAGCTCGCGCCGCGGATCACCGACCTGGTGATGGAGGCGATCGGCACGCGCATGCAGCAGGAACCGCGCGACCCCGGCGACCCGGCGATGCGCAACAACCTCTACCGGCCCAAGGCCGATGGCGAGGTGCAAGGCACGCAGAAGGATTGGGTTCGCAGGACGAGCGTCGCGGTGGCGCTGCAGAAGCCTTCGCGCGGAATGTGGCTGGGGGCTGCTGCGGCAATCGGGGCCGCCGCCTTTGTCGCCGCTCGGGTCGGGAAGGTGGGTGAGGCCGGCCGGTAG
- a CDS encoding nuclear transport factor 2 family protein → MKDYTDAANKSDLERFLSLYHPAVRKYRFSGQLASEGLAHNRQAYAKSFTANPDLHVEKLAVMTFGDKVVAYNRVTGLAGGKTADEITAYQVENGLITNIVYIERIGR, encoded by the coding sequence GTGAAGGACTATACGGACGCGGCCAACAAAAGCGATCTGGAGCGCTTCCTCAGCCTCTACCATCCCGCGGTCCGCAAATATCGCTTCTCCGGCCAGCTGGCGTCGGAAGGCCTCGCGCACAATCGGCAGGCTTATGCCAAATCCTTTACCGCCAACCCCGATCTGCATGTCGAGAAGCTCGCGGTCATGACCTTCGGCGACAAGGTCGTCGCCTACAATCGCGTCACCGGCCTGGCCGGCGGAAAGACGGCAGACGAGATTACCGCCTACCAGGTCGAGAACGGGCTGATCACCAACATCGTTTATATCGAGCGCATCGGCCGTTGA
- a CDS encoding lytic transglycosylase domain-containing protein, with product MYFIEKWYSVLAAASENPADYNVPEYKMRLYLSAGFLLSDFYCQQFIAKTDEAYRRRSFGRAITNDAGTVVQSLLNLANAGKDAVTAVGVATGLADSAWRHYDSAFMVSADLSNVQSLVHAAKDSFRARTLGPGATLPADYATAQSAILRYANICSFLGMQDLLNRSAAEQRERLNRETEDTNKRTGQGQGGAPGTHPVASAQPTLPTSLGTTAAPSVTPALTPNAPTTSDPKVSAAPQPVRSVSFVGRWGDSGERAQWSAFLMTAVSELGQALTAATFVPSDISTYCPDYRRLDEEQREIFWAALLSSLAKRESNYRPTERYRESFKDSTGQYVVSRGLLQLSYESARAYGCDVDSAAKLHEPNVNLRCGVRILNRLVPTARAIAKKEGQKWRGAAAYWGPFRKATSREDIAAWVREQPYCSG from the coding sequence GTGTACTTCATCGAAAAATGGTATTCCGTTCTTGCAGCAGCTTCAGAGAACCCGGCTGACTACAATGTTCCTGAATATAAAATGCGGTTGTATCTGTCTGCCGGCTTTCTTCTATCAGATTTCTATTGTCAGCAGTTCATAGCCAAGACTGACGAAGCTTACCGGCGCCGGAGCTTCGGGCGGGCAATCACAAATGACGCGGGGACGGTTGTTCAAAGCCTCCTCAATCTAGCAAACGCGGGCAAAGATGCCGTCACAGCCGTCGGGGTCGCCACTGGTCTGGCCGACTCTGCCTGGAGGCACTACGACTCGGCGTTCATGGTGTCGGCGGACCTCAGCAATGTTCAATCCTTGGTGCACGCGGCCAAAGACAGCTTTAGGGCGCGCACCCTTGGACCGGGCGCAACGCTTCCAGCCGACTATGCAACGGCTCAAAGCGCCATCCTTCGCTATGCCAACATCTGCTCCTTTCTAGGGATGCAGGACCTTCTCAATCGGTCCGCAGCAGAGCAACGGGAGCGCCTCAACAGGGAGACCGAAGATACGAACAAGCGAACAGGCCAAGGCCAAGGGGGAGCGCCGGGCACCCATCCTGTCGCGTCGGCCCAGCCTACTCTTCCAACCTCGCTCGGTACCACCGCCGCCCCTTCGGTCACTCCTGCACTCACACCGAATGCCCCGACGACATCGGATCCGAAAGTTAGCGCGGCACCACAGCCCGTGAGGTCGGTATCGTTCGTTGGCCGATGGGGGGACAGCGGCGAGCGGGCACAATGGTCAGCCTTTCTGATGACAGCCGTCTCAGAGTTGGGGCAAGCGCTTACCGCCGCGACTTTCGTGCCGTCAGACATCAGCACCTACTGTCCGGACTATCGTCGTTTAGATGAGGAGCAGCGAGAGATCTTCTGGGCCGCGCTATTGTCATCTCTTGCAAAACGTGAAAGTAATTATCGACCAACCGAGCGGTACCGGGAGAGCTTCAAAGATTCTACTGGGCAGTACGTTGTCAGTCGTGGCCTCCTACAGCTTTCCTACGAGAGCGCACGCGCTTACGGCTGCGACGTCGACTCCGCAGCGAAGCTTCATGAACCCAATGTCAATCTCAGATGTGGAGTTCGCATTTTGAACCGGCTTGTTCCGACCGCGCGAGCGATCGCAAAGAAGGAAGGTCAGAAATGGCGAGGCGCCGCGGCATATTGGGGGCCATTCAGGAAGGCCACATCACGGGAGGATATTGCCGCCTGGGTGAGAGAGCAACCCTATTGCTCAGGGTGA